A window of Ipomoea triloba cultivar NCNSP0323 chromosome 2, ASM357664v1 contains these coding sequences:
- the LOC116007942 gene encoding uncharacterized protein LOC116007942 isoform X2 — translation MDSTEHNEENSEESETPNYRLLRSCLGLVLFVLGFFLLSIFVLYFAVYIESLSIWNPISLPSRCKIVSSSVDLRSSKVCELGLLNYKAKNVLYPYERKKFRCHYDYYWASVFKVNETYKCWYSLGISNINIYEDGFFNCQAKDPSAIEMSVRYLILFMRISKSTLASANLLQSWGWGVVAGLITGFCSSFLLIFLVGLLRKFWSYHHQLSVTRWLALHCTAVRLKRVCFFVAYVSFSSWLAVQYLQRIGLPEVRVQYSRY, via the exons ATGGATTCGACCGAGCACAACGAGGAGAACAGTGAAGAGTCGGAGACTCCTAATTACCGATTGTTGCGCAGCTGCTTGGGGCTTGTATTGTTTGTATTGGGCTTCTTTCTGCTGTCAATTTTCGTGCTTTATTTCGCGGTTTACATTGAGAGTTTATCGATTTGGAACCCTATTTCTCTGCCCTCGCGCTGCAAAATAGTTTCGAGCA GTGTGGATCTTAGGTCATCTAAAGTCTGTGAACTGGGACTGTTGAATTACAAAGCTAAAAATGTACTTTACCCATATGAAAGAAAGAAGTTCCGGTGCCACTATGATTACTACTGGGCATCTGTATTTAAG GTGAATGAAACTTACAAGTGCTGGTATTCATTGGGAATATCTAATATTAACATATATGAAGATGGCTTTTTCAATTGCCAAGCTAAAGATCCATCTGCTATCGAGATGTCTGTTCGATATTTGATCCT GTTCATGAGGATATCAAAATCCACACTTGCCAGTGCAAATTTATTACAGTCCTGGGGATGGGGTGTGGTTGCTGGACTCATCACCGGGTTCTGTTCCTCCTTTTTGCTCATATTCTTGGTTGGCCTTTTACGGAAATTCTGGTCATATCATCACCAACTCTCCGTGACAAGATGGCTCGCTCTGCATTGCACTGCAGTCCGTTTAAAAAGAGTTTGTTTCTTTGTAGCATATGTGTCGTTTTCAAGCTGGTTGGCTGTTCAATACTTGCAAAGAATCGGCCTCCCTGAGGTTAGAGTTCAGTATAGTAGGTACTAG
- the LOC116007942 gene encoding uncharacterized protein LOC116007942 isoform X1, with protein sequence MDSTEHNEENSEESETPNYRLLRSCLGLVLFVLGFFLLSIFVLYFAVYIESLSIWNPISLPSRCKIVSSSVDLRSSKVCELGLLNYKAKNVLYPYERKKFRCHYDYYWASVFKVEYTDHSGQSRLALAEAPNEALPSDCRPNFIAAWLTKDRFKVNETYKCWYSLGISNINIYEDGFFNCQAKDPSAIEMSVRYLILFMRISKSTLASANLLQSWGWGVVAGLITGFCSSFLLIFLVGLLRKFWSYHHQLSVTRWLALHCTAVRLKRVCFFVAYVSFSSWLAVQYLQRIGLPEVRVQYSRY encoded by the exons ATGGATTCGACCGAGCACAACGAGGAGAACAGTGAAGAGTCGGAGACTCCTAATTACCGATTGTTGCGCAGCTGCTTGGGGCTTGTATTGTTTGTATTGGGCTTCTTTCTGCTGTCAATTTTCGTGCTTTATTTCGCGGTTTACATTGAGAGTTTATCGATTTGGAACCCTATTTCTCTGCCCTCGCGCTGCAAAATAGTTTCGAGCA GTGTGGATCTTAGGTCATCTAAAGTCTGTGAACTGGGACTGTTGAATTACAAAGCTAAAAATGTACTTTACCCATATGAAAGAAAGAAGTTCCGGTGCCACTATGATTACTACTGGGCATCTGTATTTAAG GTTGAATATACAGATCATTCGGGTCAGTCACGGTTAGCTTTGGCAGAAGCTCCAAACGAAGCACTTCCCTCTGACTGTCGGCCCAATTTCATTGCTGCTTGGTTGACAAAAGATAGATTCAAG GTGAATGAAACTTACAAGTGCTGGTATTCATTGGGAATATCTAATATTAACATATATGAAGATGGCTTTTTCAATTGCCAAGCTAAAGATCCATCTGCTATCGAGATGTCTGTTCGATATTTGATCCT GTTCATGAGGATATCAAAATCCACACTTGCCAGTGCAAATTTATTACAGTCCTGGGGATGGGGTGTGGTTGCTGGACTCATCACCGGGTTCTGTTCCTCCTTTTTGCTCATATTCTTGGTTGGCCTTTTACGGAAATTCTGGTCATATCATCACCAACTCTCCGTGACAAGATGGCTCGCTCTGCATTGCACTGCAGTCCGTTTAAAAAGAGTTTGTTTCTTTGTAGCATATGTGTCGTTTTCAAGCTGGTTGGCTGTTCAATACTTGCAAAGAATCGGCCTCCCTGAGGTTAGAGTTCAGTATAGTAGGTACTAG